The genomic window TGAAGGCAACATTCTATGTGTGAGATCTTAGGAGTTAACATCATCTTTAACCTGTCACCAGAaccccacattaggagaataataCACGAGACTACATATCTTCTGGCAATTATTATAATAGCTTTCGGATATATGCATAAGGATATGTTCAGCATGCAGTTCATATCCCatacaaggccaaaactagattatacttctcaagtttggtcgcctCACCTACACAGCCATAcaaagctaacagagaaggtccacaggaggacaacacgttggaacagagaagagtgaggagtggccTAACACAACCTTGAAGCTTTTAAAACATGTCGATGAAGTGGACAACGATCAagtcttcgagagatgtagggatagagcaacaagAACACATcaaatgaaattaagcaagaaacttgtaaaaaaaatgtagagaagtaattttatagtataagagtggtggatcaTGGGAACAGAAAAACTGGGGACATGGTTACTGCAGACAGCTTACGAAGATTTGATAAGTTATACGATAGATAATGTTCAAgcgatggggccccacgagtgtagaactccctccccgctcaagtagataactacacacacatTCTATAAGAAAAATACACATCGCAACTcctttatacacatatataatggTTGGCAAAGGCTCACCTTCGAGGCCAGCTTTGTATATGACTTGTTGCGGGAGAAGTGGGTGTGTAAGGAGCTCATTACGTCCACGGCTTCGTCATCTTCCGCTAGGCCCACGGGTCGCGTCTGCCTCCCGTCAGCCAGGAATGCTTCCGCCACTGCTACACGACCTAGTAGTGATGCTCTGGAAACCTCCAGGTCTGCTTGAAACGTATATGGTGAACTGTCTTCATCTAACTGGGTTGATCCAGGTGGGTCTTCCAAGTTCGACAAGCTGGGTAGGCGGACGTGGCTGTAGCAGCAAGGGCCGTGTGTGGATGAGGAGACGCTGATTGATGGTGCCTGATCCTGTTCAAAGATGCAGTTATAACACGGTGGCGTCCCAGGGACACACTTGCATTCGCGATAGGGCTTCTTGTCAAGCAGACTCACTCCCTGTGTCATGTCCTTACACGACTATGCTACGCAGACGAAAGCCAAGAAAAATTTTCCCGTTCAGTTTGAGACTAGTTGTTATTGCCGGCAAAATGTAGAAATCTTTAAGGCTGTAGAGAAATCCTTATTTACAAGGGCACATAATACCGCCTCAGCGAACAGGGGGAACGAACCTGGCGCGTTCAGTATCTTCTTGAATCACAAAGGTGTATAACAAAACTAGAGACGAGTGGGTCCTGATACAAGACTATGTTAAGGAGTGAggctttgttggtgtgtgtgtgtgtgtgtgtgtgtgtggcgacagtTACCAACAACCAATTATCACGGCAATTTCTTCATATCCATTCATTCATACTATCTGATACATTAATATCAAAAAGCCATGGGAATATTACACACTACAAACAGTAAACCTGATGTTAGAATTTGATGCGTGAATTTGGCCATTTTAAATCACCTACTCTGGGAATATGGTAGTGTGAAGTGTACGTCACTAGTGTGGCGGATGCACGAAGGCCACTCAGTATCACGACCCAATGTCTTGACATATATGGCAATAAAATGGTTACAAGTCACACCATTCCATCAACAATAGAGATATTTCATAAATAAGAGGAATAAATCATGCGAAAGTGCTGAATGTTCCACATAATGATAACGATACACTACATAACGCAATATGTGACACTCGTTACATACGCCTAATAACCACTTGAACTTGTCACATACCTTGTTATGACCAATTCAACTTGTCACATACTGTCTAATAACCACTTACACTTGAACTTAGTTTAATAAAAGAAAATCTAGGATAAATGAGCCAAAAATAAACTCAAACTCGCTGTGTCTAGGATGTAAAAATGGTATTATTTCGAAACTTTTATCAATTTGGTTGGGTTAAAGTAGGTCAATATAGGTTTACGAATAATGGTACTTAAGTTATTAGttaagaaaacaaactttaatgtCTTGGTTAGTTAGGTTTAAGTGTGACTGGATTAGCTAGGCTTGGCTAAGAGTTAGTGTTCAGGTTAGGCTATACTATCCAAACCTCATATGGCGACGTGAAGTAATGAATTTCATGTGAATCATATGAACGTAATGTTATTACAGTATGCAGTGTGGTGGCCACAGCATGGGTGTCTGATACATAATGCAGCACACGCTGTGGTCACAGTTCACAGCAGGATATTACATGGGTTTACTGGTTGCTGTGGCATATGCTCGCCTGctcttggtcacacacacacaacacacacacacacactcactatcattGACAATTAAGATATAGAAATTCCTCCATGTTCTGAAACTATAATGTACGCTGTACTCTACCTTCCTGCTATGAGGCCTCATACATAACTCATGGCAGTCGTTCATCAGGCGGTGGACAACTAatcgtgaaaaaaaagaaagaaaaagaataaggttTAGCGAAACTTATTTCTATGTTgtcgctgagacggcacggacaactgaatgccctaatcaaggccatctcattaatgccatatatatatatatatatatatatatatatatatatatatatatatatatatatatatatatatattcctatgagtccacgggggaaaatgaaacacgaaaagttcccaagtgcactttcgtgtaataatcacatcatcaggggagacacaagagagaaatataacagtcagttgatatacatcgaagagacgaagctaggacgccatttggtaaacatgtgattgtccaaaaaaggTGTTCTGATTGGGTTGGTGGAGTGGTATAACTGAGAGGGGACATAAAAGCATGTTTCGCAACATTAATCTATGGAACAGGACATATGAGCTGAGGTAACAGAGGAAAATGAGCCACTGGAGGCGCAAGAATATAGGGTTAAGGTGAAGAGTCCAGGCCACGAGGAGGTCTGCTTCCAACCAAGAAAATATTACAGTGGCTTCTGAGTTAGCGTCCTGATAGGAGACGTCAAggcgctgggagagggaggttgtgtTTATAAAGGCACAGGTTACAGCTGGACTGACTTCCTCTTGTGATGCCCCGGGTTGTATATATAAGAGGCAGCGAGATCAGACCGAATGTCAACAAGCTTCTGTAGTAAAGTCTATAAGAGCAGTGCCTCTCACTGAGTCACGTCATTAATATCACTGACCTGCCACCCACTCAAGGCGTCGTCTTCATAAAGGTGAGACTCGTGGGGAGGCAGTGGAGGAGCGCACCACCACTCACCGTCTGCCTCGTCTTTTCGAGATTAAggtttgggtgtgggtgaggcagatggTATAGTGGGCTGGTCTTCCAGTGCTGGCGGGGTGTGGTGGGAGGCGGACGC from Panulirus ornatus isolate Po-2019 chromosome 58, ASM3632096v1, whole genome shotgun sequence includes these protein-coding regions:
- the LOC139766845 gene encoding uncharacterized protein, with translation MTQGVSLLDKKPYRECKCVPGTPPCYNCIFEQDQAPSISVSSSTHGPCCYSHVRLPSLSNLEDPPGSTQLDEDSSPYTFQADLEVSRASLLGRVAVAEAFLADGRQTRPVGLAEDDEAVDVMSSLHTHFSRNKSYTKLASKARGGSRRGLPLSRRCDDLLLTAVNSNVSSHQLAGPEPRETSSLPCQLLVPE